Part of the Benincasa hispida cultivar B227 chromosome 12, ASM972705v1, whole genome shotgun sequence genome is shown below.
GAACTTGAGGAAAATCAGAGACAGATGATCGGAGAGCTGCAGAATCTCAGGAATGAGCATGCAACATGTATATATACTATCACGGCTTCTAAGGATGAGATAGAAGCACTGCATCACAAAATGAATAGCTGTTTAATGAACTttgctgaagagaagaagagttTGGATTCCATCAATAAGGAGCTTGAAAGAAGAGCTGCTAGTGCTGAGACAGCTCTCAAAAGGGCACGCCTAAATTACTCAATTGCTGTGAACCAGCTACAGAAGGACCTTGATCTACTATCTGTCCAGGTCACGTCCGTGTTTGAGACTAATGAGAACCTCATTAAGCATGCACTTTCTGGTTCTTCACTTCCAAGCAGACAGGAATACTATGAAATAGGTTGGAATCCGGGAGTTGAATTGGAGGAGTTTTCTACTGGCAAACTCTTGCAGAGTCAGAATCATGATGCAGGGGTAAAGAAATATCATTCAAGTGGAGGTATTTTCTCTGAGGACTTAAAAAGGTCTCTGTACTTGCAGGAAGGGTTGTATCAAAAGGTTGAAGATGAAGTCTTTGAAGTGCATTTGGTTAACATATACCTGGATGTATTTTCAAAGACGCTCCAAGAAACTTTGCTTGAAGCAAATTCTAGTTTCAAACTTATGAAAGAGAGAGTAGATGGGATTAGTCAGCAGCTAGAACTATCAATCAAGTCCAAGGAATTATTGTTTCTTGAACTGCAAGCTTCTATGGAAGAAATCCGATCTCTAAATGAATGTAAGACTGCAATTGTTTCAAAATACAATGAAATGGGATCGAAAACTGaaattttagaagaaaatttattaaatgttaCTCGTGAAAATTCCTTTCTTACTAAGAAAATAATAGAATGTGAGGCCTTGGTGACAGAATATAGATGTTTTGAGGAAAAGTACCAAACCTGTCTTTTGGAGAAGTTAGAGCTGGAGAATTCAATGATGGAGGAAagcattgaaaacaaaaatattcgTAATGAGAATTCATCTTTGCACGAAGAATTGAAAGCTCTAAGAGCTGAATTTGACAACTTGGTTTCAGTGAAAGCAGATCTGCATAATACTGTTGGTTTTGCCTATGATAAGTTGAGTAACTTGTTGGCTTCCCGTAACAAAAACTCTAACAATGTCTTAAGTGAATCTGTTGATGATGATTTAGAGTCAAACAACTTAGCAGGCttggttttgaaatttgaaaatctcCATCTTGATGCATGCAAGAAAGTTCTCCAGCTCATGAATGAGAATGAACATTTGGTGGAAGAAAGAGATACGGCTCAAAAGTCCTTAAGCAGAGTAGCATCAGACAATCTGATCATGAAAGAGAATTTTGAACGTACAAAACAAGATATGGTCAACGGATTAGATAAGGCCAATGAACTGGTGCAAACATTTCACATTGCGATTGAGACTGTTTCTGAAAACATCAATATCAGTGAAGCTGGAGATAAATTTACCCAGCAGCATAAAGAGCTTGTGTCTGTTCTCAATCACGTGGAGGATGAACTACAACAACTGACTTCTAGAAACAATGGCCTTGAAAATGAAATGGTAGCACTGAGGTTGGTAGATGAAGAACTTGCAAATTGTAAGTTTACCATCGAGGAGTTAACAAAGGAGAAAAAAACTTTACTTGAGTCATTACAGGAAAAAGTAGAGGAATCGATGAAGCTTAAGTTGGAGCTGGATCGTTCCAAAGATAAATCTCAGTTATTGTCTGATGAACTAATTATCGAGAGGAGTTTCAGAGAgagtttagagaaaaaaattaaagatctTGATGCCCAAATAAATGAGAAGAGTTGCAAGTTGCtagattttgagaaaatgaaggCAGAAGTTGGAAATCTCAAGCAATTGGTATTGGAGCTTGAGTTGGAGAAATCAAGAGTCGACAAAGATTTACTACAGTcgaaggaacttcttaagcatCTTGATCAAGAGAATTCTTTCTTGGTTTGTTTGGAAAGTGAATTATGTGAAATGTACGAATTTTCAATAGCTGCAGATATTAGCCTAGTTTTCACAAGATCTCAGTGTCATGACCAGCTTGAACttcttgttcaacaatttctgTTATCAGAAAGGAACCTTGTAGCTCTTCAAGAAAAGTATCTCAATGTAGAGACTGCTCTTAATCATTGTATGGTCAGTGAAGCACGCCAAACTGAAGAGAATGCAAGATCGTTGATGAATCTCAACTCTCTAAAATTGGAGTTAGAAGCCTTTGCTTTGGAAAACAAAATGCTTCTTGATACAAACAAAAAACTGACTAATCAGTCTGAGGAATTACAGAATAGGACTAAACTTGCTGATGCTGATAGAAGACATCATGCTCAAGAGATTGAAAAACTGGGGAAAATGTTGAAGACTTGTGAAACAGAAGTTGATGATTTGTTGCTTTGCAAGGAAGAACTGGAAGCATTTGCTTCGGAAAACAAAATGCTTCTTGATGCAAACAAAAAACTGACTAATCAGTCTGAGGAACTACAGAATAGGACTAAACTTCTTGAGGTTGCAGTTGATGCCGAGAGAAGTTGTCATGCTCAAGAGATTGAAAAACTGGGGAAAATGTTGAAGACTTATGAAACAGAGATTGATGATTTGTTGCTTTGCAAGGAAGAACTGGAAGCCTTTGCTTTGGAAAACAAAATGCTTCTTGATGCAAACAAAAAACTGACTAATCAGTCTGAGGAACTACAGAATAGGACTAAACTTCTGGAGGTTGCAGCTGATGCTGATAGAAGTCGTCATGCACAAGAGAttgaaaaacttggaaaaatgTTGAAGACTTATGAAACAGAGATTGATGATTTGTTGCTTTGTAGGGAAGAACTGGAAGTAAGTTTGTTGGTTGTCCGGTCAAAATTGGATGAACAGCATGCTCATGTGATCTTGCTCCAAGGTATGAGCGATGAGATGGTCATCTTGCAAAATAAGTGTAATGATCTAACCCAGAGGCTTTCTGAACAAATCTTGAAAACGGAAGAATTCAAAAACTTGTCTATTTACTTGAAGGATCTAAAAGACAAGGCGGATGCAGAGTGCGTCCAACTTCGTGAAAAAAAAGAGAACGAAGGGCCATCCAATGCCATGCAAGAATCTCTCAGAATTGCATTTATTAAAGAACAATATGAAACAAAGTTGCAGGAATTGAAGCATCAGCTTTCTGTGTCCAAGAAACACAGTGAAGAAATGTTGTGGAAATTACAAGATGCAATCAATGAAgttgaaaataggaaaaaatctGAGGTGACTCACataaaaagaaatgaagagCTGG
Proteins encoded:
- the LOC120067709 gene encoding uncharacterized protein PFB0145c isoform X2 yields the protein MGSSRSSILGEANINLADYADAMKPSAVALPLNGCESGTILHVTVQLLTSKTGFREFEQQRELRERGLQTFSDQNSHGESPSGKMSPSKDSVNNHSNKVNARIRSKGVYNELPLLEDEVGRKEEYADSATGFDVSSNTSESLYAEKHDVHEIDSIKSTVSGDLGGLSIGQSPGSEKGDQGDQYSVQGSNNWAHNWGSEFAADGELATAYKENNRLRESLEVAESSIVELRLEVSSLQNHVDEMGIETQKIAWQLATETTSGKELTEEVSVLKSECLNLKDELERLKKLQSSLTESRKKTIETDQNNICQKLEPQHLKGLLTMEEKIRDLLNKAHFGCQDIDVRFLLADLEALLCFVQDFRERIEQEISCAKANQNEIRKLNSPTSQILTSGTGFDSDIYHTDSMLHCLIPGLVSYEPNSIDAISSMKGKIFELLRELDESKAKEESLAQKMDQMECYYEAFIHELEENQRQMIGELQNLRNEHATCIYTITASKDEIEALHHKMNSCLMNFAEEKKSLDSINKELERRAASAETALKRARLNYSIAVNQLQKDLDLLSVQVTSVFETNENLIKHALSGSSLPSRQEYYEIGWNPGVELEEFSTGKLLQSQNHDAGVKKYHSSGGIFSEDLKRSLYLQEGLYQKVEDEVFEVHLVNIYLDVFSKTLQETLLEANSSFKLMKERVDGISQQLELSIKSKELLFLELQASMEEIRSLNECKTAIVSKYNEMGSKTEILEENLLNVTRENSFLTKKIIECEALVTEYRCFEEKYQTCLLEKLELENSMMEESIENKNIRNENSSLHEELKALRAEFDNLVSVKADLHNTVGFAYDKLSNLLASRNKNSNNVLSESVDDDLESNNLAGLVLKFENLHLDACKKVLQLMNENEHLVEERDTAQKSLSRVASDNLIMKENFERTKQDMVNGLDKANELVQTFHIAIETVSENINISEAGDKFTQQHKELVSVLNHVEDELQQLTSRNNGLENEMVALRLVDEELANCKFTIEELTKEKKTLLESLQEKVEESMKLKLELDRSKDKSQLLSDELIIERSFRESLEKKIKDLDAQINEKSCKLLDFEKMKAEVGNLKQLVLELELEKSRVDKDLLQSKELLKHLDQENSFLVCLESELCEMYEFSIAADISLVFTRSQCHDQLELLVQQFLLSERNLVALQEKYLNVETALNHCMVSEARQTEENARSLMNLNSLKLELEAFALENKMLLDTNKKLTNQSEELQNRTKLADADRRHHAQEIEKLGKMLKTCETEVDDLLLCKEELEAFASENKMLLDANKKLTNQSEELQNRTKLLEVAVDAERSCHAQEIEKLGKMLKTYETEIDDLLLCKEELEAFALENKMLLDANKKLTNQSEELQNRTKLLEVAADADRSRHAQEIEKLGKMLKTYETEIDDLLLCREELEVSLLVVRSKLDEQHAHVILLQGMSDEMVILQNKCNDLTQRLSEQILKTEEFKNLSIYLKDLKDKADAECVQLREKKENEGPSNAMQESLRIAFIKEQYETKLQELKHQLSVSKKHSEEMLWKLQDAINEVENRKKSEVTHIKRNEELGKKIVELEGNLNAALTEKREIMKAYDLVKAEKECSSISLECCKEEKQELEASLKKCNDDKLKFSVELNLMKDLLESYKFQTSMHKEGSDGKCTEDHMSKSSDQNNAAPCEEVECTISISTDETNNSHAFLNGQGQPEQHVLVSRSLNGLQDISRGNQEDLLHDETKHLALVNDNFRAQSLKFSMDHLNEELERLKNENSLAHDDHPSESDFPGLEHQLMQLHKVNEELGSIFPLFNEFSRSGNALERVLALEIELAEALRSKKKPSMHFQSSFLKQHSDEEAIFRSFSDINELIKDMLDLKGKYSTVETELREMHDRYSQLSLQFAEVEGERQKLMMTVKNVRASRKLLNVNNRPSWSSRGEHSPS
- the LOC120067709 gene encoding uncharacterized protein PFB0145c isoform X1; this encodes MSRIAKWKLEKTKVKVVFRLQFHATHIPQFGWDKLFISFVPADSGKTTAKTTKANVRNGACKWADPIYETARLLQDTRTKQYDDKLYKLVVAMGSSRSSILGEANINLADYADAMKPSAVALPLNGCESGTILHVTVQLLTSKTGFREFEQQRELRERGLQTFSDQNSHGESPSGKMSPSKDSVNNHSNKVNARIRSKGVYNELPLLEDEVGRKEEYADSATGFDVSSNTSESLYAEKHDVHEIDSIKSTVSGDLGGLSIGQSPGSEKGDQGDQYSVQGSNNWAHNWGSEFAADGELATAYKENNRLRESLEVAESSIVELRLEVSSLQNHVDEMGIETQKIAWQLATETTSGKELTEEVSVLKSECLNLKDELERLKKLQSSLTESRKKTIETDQNNICQKLEPQHLKGLLTMEEKIRDLLNKAHFGCQDIDVRFLLADLEALLCFVQDFRERIEQEISCAKANQNEIRKLNSPTSQILTSGTGFDSDIYHTDSMLHCLIPGLVSYEPNSIDAISSMKGKIFELLRELDESKAKEESLAQKMDQMECYYEAFIHELEENQRQMIGELQNLRNEHATCIYTITASKDEIEALHHKMNSCLMNFAEEKKSLDSINKELERRAASAETALKRARLNYSIAVNQLQKDLDLLSVQVTSVFETNENLIKHALSGSSLPSRQEYYEIGWNPGVELEEFSTGKLLQSQNHDAGVKKYHSSGGIFSEDLKRSLYLQEGLYQKVEDEVFEVHLVNIYLDVFSKTLQETLLEANSSFKLMKERVDGISQQLELSIKSKELLFLELQASMEEIRSLNECKTAIVSKYNEMGSKTEILEENLLNVTRENSFLTKKIIECEALVTEYRCFEEKYQTCLLEKLELENSMMEESIENKNIRNENSSLHEELKALRAEFDNLVSVKADLHNTVGFAYDKLSNLLASRNKNSNNVLSESVDDDLESNNLAGLVLKFENLHLDACKKVLQLMNENEHLVEERDTAQKSLSRVASDNLIMKENFERTKQDMVNGLDKANELVQTFHIAIETVSENINISEAGDKFTQQHKELVSVLNHVEDELQQLTSRNNGLENEMVALRLVDEELANCKFTIEELTKEKKTLLESLQEKVEESMKLKLELDRSKDKSQLLSDELIIERSFRESLEKKIKDLDAQINEKSCKLLDFEKMKAEVGNLKQLVLELELEKSRVDKDLLQSKELLKHLDQENSFLVCLESELCEMYEFSIAADISLVFTRSQCHDQLELLVQQFLLSERNLVALQEKYLNVETALNHCMVSEARQTEENARSLMNLNSLKLELEAFALENKMLLDTNKKLTNQSEELQNRTKLADADRRHHAQEIEKLGKMLKTCETEVDDLLLCKEELEAFASENKMLLDANKKLTNQSEELQNRTKLLEVAVDAERSCHAQEIEKLGKMLKTYETEIDDLLLCKEELEAFALENKMLLDANKKLTNQSEELQNRTKLLEVAADADRSRHAQEIEKLGKMLKTYETEIDDLLLCREELEVSLLVVRSKLDEQHAHVILLQGMSDEMVILQNKCNDLTQRLSEQILKTEEFKNLSIYLKDLKDKADAECVQLREKKENEGPSNAMQESLRIAFIKEQYETKLQELKHQLSVSKKHSEEMLWKLQDAINEVENRKKSEVTHIKRNEELGKKIVELEGNLNAALTEKREIMKAYDLVKAEKECSSISLECCKEEKQELEASLKKCNDDKLKFSVELNLMKDLLESYKFQTSMHKEGSDGKCTEDHMSKSSDQNNAAPCEEVECTISISTDETNNSHAFLNGQGQPEQHVLVSRSLNGLQDISRGNQEDLLHDETKHLALVNDNFRAQSLKFSMDHLNEELERLKNENSLAHDDHPSESDFPGLEHQLMQLHKVNEELGSIFPLFNEFSRSGNALERVLALEIELAEALRSKKKPSMHFQSSFLKQHSDEEAIFRSFSDINELIKDMLDLKGKYSTVETELREMHDRYSQLSLQFAEVEGERQKLMMTVKNVRASRKLLNVNNRPSWSSRGEHSPS